Proteins from a genomic interval of Undibacterium parvum:
- a CDS encoding asparaginase domain-containing protein, protein MTLRIIATGGTFDKHYDEIAGRLGFGDSHLPEVLKRARLTMPVALEADHLMDSLDMTDEDRQRILQSCQQASEQAIVIIHGTDTMRETAEVLGAADLNKSIIFTGAMIPYEIANSDAMFNLGFACGVAKLLPAGVYVAMNGQVFTWDNVQKNRVAGVFATVETQL, encoded by the coding sequence ATGACTTTACGCATTATCGCTACCGGCGGCACTTTTGATAAACATTATGACGAGATCGCCGGGCGCTTAGGCTTTGGTGATAGCCATTTGCCGGAAGTGCTCAAGCGCGCGCGTCTGACAATGCCGGTGGCGCTGGAAGCGGATCATCTGATGGATTCTCTGGACATGACAGATGAGGATAGACAGCGTATTTTGCAGTCTTGCCAGCAAGCGAGCGAGCAAGCCATTGTCATCATTCATGGCACCGATACCATGCGCGAAACCGCTGAAGTGTTGGGTGCGGCAGACTTGAATAAATCGATCATTTTTACCGGCGCCATGATCCCTTACGAGATCGCCAATTCAGACGCGATGTTTAATCTGGGTTTTGCCTGCGGTGTCGCCAAGCTCTTGCCAGCGGGCGTGTATGTGGCGATGAATGGCCAGGTGTTTACCTGGGATAATGTACAAAAAAATCGTGTGGCTGGCGTATTTGCGACTGTCGAGACGCAGCTTTAA